A stretch of Gossypium hirsutum isolate 1008001.06 chromosome A06, Gossypium_hirsutum_v2.1, whole genome shotgun sequence DNA encodes these proteins:
- the LOC107937692 gene encoding probable LRR receptor-like serine/threonine-protein kinase IRK: MDMDMDMKMMIKMKSLLTFVLFWLVLLAVIASFPVRSLTLSPSLNDDVLGLIVFKADIQDPTQKLSSWNEDDDTPCNWKGIKCNPRSNRVTELNLDGFSLSGRIGRGLLQLEFLRKLSLANNNLSGTISPNMVKLESLIAIDLSENSLTGSIPDEFFKQCGSLRYISLANNQFSGKIPGSLGSCATLAAINLSMNRFSGSLPVGIWGLSGLRTLDLSCNMLEGEIPKGVQALNNLRSINLSNNRFTGQVPDEIGSCLLLRSIDFSMNLFSGSVPKTMQELSLCTYLNLSVNSFVGEVPEWISEMESLQTLDLSVNKFSGQVPDSIGKLKFLKVLNFSSNSLNGSLPASMENNMNLLALDISQNLLTGDLPGWIFKSGPSQVLFSEQKVDANVDNPISASLGAYLQRIQVLDLSQNSFSGELTFDIRALSSLKLLNLSRNSLIGPVPGTVAELKALEVLDLSQNQLNGSIPMEIGGAYSLKDLRLKANFIEGKIPSSIENCTLLRTLIISQNNLSGPIPAEIGKLSDLEYVDLSFNDLVGRLPKQLANLPRLLSFNISHNNLQGELPAGRFFNTISPTAVFGNPLLCGSTVNKSCPAVLPKPIVLNPNITSDSISDELPPNVGRKRIVLSISALIAIGAAAFIVVGVIAVTVLNLRVKSSTSHSAVPIAFSAGDEFSRSPTTDANSGKLVMFSGEPDFSTGAHAMLNKDCELGRGGFGAVYRTVLQDGRAVAIKKLAVSSLVKSQEEFEREVKKLGKIRHYNLVALEGYYWTPSLQLLISEFVSGGSLHKHLHEGSSGNYLSWHDRFRIILGTAKGLAHLHESSIIHYNIKSINVLIDGSGEPKVADFGLARLLPMLDRYILSSKIQSALGYMAPEFACRTVKITEKCDVYGFGVLVMEVVTGKRPVEYMEDDVVVLCDIVRGALEEGRVEECVDERLQGKFPVEEAIPVMKLGLICTSQVPSNRPDMSEVVNILELIRCPSESQDSG; encoded by the exons ATGGACATGGATATGGACATGAAGATGATGATAAAGATGAAATCTCTTTtaacttttgttttgttttggcttGTTCTTTTAGCTGTTATTGCTTCATTCCCAGTGAGATCTTTAACTTTAAGCCCTTCTTTAAATGATGATGTTTTGGGGTTAATCGTTTTCAAAGCAGACATTCAAGATCCAACTCAAAAGCTTTCATCTTGGAATGAAGACGATGACACTCCTTGTAACTGGAAAGGTATTAAGTGTAACCCTAGGTCAAACCGGGTCACTGAGCTCAACCTTGACGGGTTCTCTCTTTCGGGTCGGATCGGACGTGGCCTCTTGCAGCTCGAGTTCTTAAGGAAGCTTTCTTTAGCCAACAACAACCTCAGTGGAACCATAAGTCCCAACATGGTAAAGCTTGAAAGTCTCATAGCCATTGACTTGAGTGAGAATTCTCTTACAGGTTCCATCCCTGATGAGTTTTTTAAACAATGTGGGTCTTTGAGGTACATTTCTTTAGCAAATAATCAGTTTTCAGGTAAGATTCCAGGGAGTTTAGGTTCTTGTGCTACACTTGCTGCTATTAACTTGTCCATGAACCGGTTTTCAGGGTCATTACCTGTTGGGATTTGGGGTTTAAGTGGTTTAAGGACATTGGATTTGTCTTGTAACATGTTGGAAGGTGAAATTCCTAAAGGGGTTCAAGCTTTGAACAATTTGAGGTCCATTAATTTGAGTAACAACAGGTTCACTGGTCAAGTTCCTGATGAAATTGGAAGCTGTTTGTTGTTAAGATCAATTGATTTCAGCATGAATTTGTTCTCTGGGTCGGTTCCTAAGACAATGCAGGAGCTTAGCTTGTGTACTTATCTGAATTTAAGTGTGAATTCATTTGTTGGTGAGGTTCCTGAATGGATCAGTGAAATGGAAAGTCTCCAAACTTTGGATTTGTCAGTGAATAAATTTTCTGGTCAGGTTCCTGATTCTATAGGAAAACTTAAGTTCTTGAAGGTGTTGAATTTCTCTTCTAATAGCTTAAATGGTAGCTTACCTGCATCAATGGAAAACAATATGAACCTTCTGGCATTGGATATTAGCCAGAACTTGTTGACCGGTGATCTTCCTGGATGGATTTTTAAATCCGGTCCGAGCCAAGTCTTGTTTTCGGAGCAAAAAGTTGATGCAAATGTGGATAACCCCATTTCAGCTTCATTAGGAGCCTACCTTCAAAGAATTCAAGTCCTGGATTTATCTCAGAATTCATTTTCCGGGGAATTAACGTTCGATATCAGGGCTTTAAGCAGCTTGAAGTTGTTGAATCTGTCTAGAAACTCTCTCATTGGACCTGTTCCAGGAACTGTTGCAGAGTTGAAGGCCTTGGAAGTTCTTGATTTGAGTCAAAATCAACTTAATGGAAGCATTCCTATGGAAATTGGAGGAGCTTATTCCCTTAAGGATCTTAGGCTCAAAGCAAATTTCATAGAGGGAAAAATTCCTTCATCAATTGAGAACTGCACTTTGCTAAGAACTTT GATCATATCACAAAACAACCTGAGTGGTCCGATCCCTGCCGAAATCGGAAAACTGAGCGACCTAGAATACGTGGACTTGTCTTTCAACGACCTTGTGGGAAGGTTGCCGAAGCAGTTAGCCAATCTTCCCCGTCTCTTATCATTCAACATTTCCCACAACAATTTACAAGGTGAACTGCCTGCTGGTAGATTTTTCAACACCATATCGCCTACGGCTGTCTTCGGCAATCCCTTACTTTGCGGCTCCACGGTTAACAAATCTTGCCCTGCAGTTCTCCCGAAACCGATTGTACTAAATCCTAACATCACTTCTGATTCCATTTCTGATGAGTTACCTCCGAATGTCGGTCGTAAAAGGATAGTTCTTAGTATATCTGCCCTTATTGCTATTGGTGCAGCTGCTTTCATTGTTGTTGGAGTCATTGCCGTCACTGTTCTTAATCTCCGTGTCAAGTCATCAACATCCCACTCTGCAGTGCCCATTGCTTTTTCTGCTGGGGACGAGTTTAGCCGTAGCCCTACTACCGATGCCAACTCTGGGAAACTTGTCATGTTTTCTGGTGAACCTGACTTTAGCACAGGAGCACATGCTATGCTCAACAAGGACTGTGAGCTCGGGCGTGGTGGGTTCGGAGCAGTGTACCGAACAGTTTTGCAAGATGGACGCGCGGTGGCAATCAAGAAGCTCGCTGTCTCAAGTCTTGTGAAGTCACAAGAAGAATTTGAAAGGGAAGTCAAGAAACTAGGGAAAATACGGCACTATAATCTTGTGGCGCTCGAGGGCTATTACTGGACTCCATCGTTGCAACTTCTCATTTCTGAATTTGTGTCCGGTGGAAGTCTACACAAACATCTTCATGAAGGATCAAGTGGTAATTACCTTTCTTGGCATGACCGGTTCCGTATCATTCTAGGGACAGCGAAAGGCTTGGCTCACTTGCATGAATCAAGCATTATTCACTACAATATAAAGTCGATCAATGTCCTCATCGATGGTTCAGGTGAACCTAAAGTGGCAGATTTTGGCCTAGCAAGGTTGTTGCCTATGCTAGACCGCTACATTTTAAGCAGCAAAATTCAAAGTGCACTTGGCTACATGGCACCCGAGTTTGCCTGCCGAACCGTGAAAATAACTGAGAAATGCGATGTGTATGGATTTGGTGTTTTGGTTATGGAAGTGGTTACTGGGAAGAGACCTGTTGAGTACATGGAAGACGATGTCGTCGTCCTTTGTGACATTGTACGAGGAGCATTGGAAGAAGGCAGGGTGGAAGAATGTGTTGACGAAAGGCTGCAAGGCAAATTCCCAGTAGAGGAAGCGATTCCGGTAATGAAACTAGGCTTAATCTGCACGTCACAAGTACCGTCAAATCGGCCAGATATGTCTGAGGTAGTTAATATATTGGAATTGATCAGATGCCCCTCAGAAAGCCAAGATTCTGGATGA